The Streptococcus sp. 29896 genome includes a region encoding these proteins:
- the rpmF gene encoding 50S ribosomal protein L32 gives MAVPARRTSKAKKNKRRTHYKVAAPTVKFDETTGDYSRSHRVSLKGYYKGRKIAKAASAE, from the coding sequence ATGGCAGTACCTGCACGTCGCACTTCAAAAGCGAAGAAAAACAAACGTCGTACTCACTATAAAGTAGCAGCTCCAACTGTGAAATTTGATGAAACTACTGGAGATTACTCACGTTCTCACCGTGTATCTTTGAAAGGATACTACAAAGGACGTAAAATCGCTAAGGCTGCTTCAGCTGAATAA
- a CDS encoding MATE family efflux transporter, whose product MKETYKDLLKIALPAMAENMLQMVMGMVDSYLVAFLGLVALSGVSVASNIMAIYQAIFIALAAAVASLLAQAVGQGDQERISRAAGEALKLTVLLSSILGLLSILFGQSLLGLLGTEPAVAEAGGLYLAIVGGGIVFLGLMTSLGAILRATGRTQLPMYISLLSNFLNAVLSALAVFVLDWGIAGVAIGTVLSRLIACLILWQSLEISLPPLTLHLDRKLMALALPATGERLMMRAGDVVVVSLITGLGTAVLAGNAIGETLTQFNYMPALGLATATVILTAEAQGQSEKIDAVRKASLVLSLIFMYGVAVTVYLLGPHLIGLYTQDAVASQASMLVLTSSLIGVPFTAGTLIYTALWQGLGNAKLPFYATSIGMWCVRILVAYLLLTFTEVGFAAIWIGTVLDNVFRAGLLVRSYRRKNKR is encoded by the coding sequence ATGAAAGAAACTTACAAAGACTTGTTAAAAATCGCTCTACCAGCTATGGCGGAAAATATGCTTCAAATGGTCATGGGTATGGTGGATTCTTACTTGGTGGCCTTTCTGGGCTTGGTCGCTCTGTCAGGTGTGTCAGTTGCCAGCAATATCATGGCGATTTATCAGGCGATTTTTATTGCCTTGGCGGCTGCGGTGGCTTCGCTTTTAGCCCAGGCTGTCGGTCAAGGTGACCAGGAGAGAATCAGTAGAGCAGCTGGAGAGGCCTTGAAGTTGACAGTCTTGCTGAGTAGCATCTTGGGTTTGCTGTCTATTTTGTTCGGCCAGAGCTTGCTTGGTTTGCTGGGGACAGAGCCTGCGGTTGCCGAGGCAGGAGGGCTTTACCTGGCCATAGTCGGTGGAGGCATTGTATTCCTTGGGCTCATGACCAGCTTGGGTGCTATCTTGCGGGCGACGGGTCGGACACAGTTGCCTATGTATATCAGCCTCCTGTCTAATTTTCTCAACGCCGTTCTGTCTGCTCTTGCAGTATTTGTCTTGGATTGGGGGATTGCAGGAGTGGCAATCGGTACCGTTTTGTCCCGCTTGATTGCTTGCCTCATCCTCTGGCAATCCTTGGAGATTTCCCTACCGCCCCTAACACTTCACTTGGACCGCAAACTTATGGCTTTAGCCCTGCCTGCGACGGGCGAGCGGCTCATGATGCGGGCAGGAGACGTGGTGGTCGTGAGCTTGATTACAGGCTTGGGGACGGCGGTTTTGGCGGGCAATGCCATAGGTGAAACCCTGACGCAGTTCAACTATATGCCGGCTTTGGGGCTGGCAACGGCGACGGTCATTCTAACGGCCGAGGCCCAAGGGCAGAGCGAAAAAATCGATGCCGTTCGCAAAGCCAGTCTGGTTTTGAGCCTGATTTTCATGTACGGTGTGGCGGTGACCGTTTATCTCTTGGGTCCGCACTTGATTGGCCTCTATACGCAGGACGCGGTAGCCAGTCAGGCTAGTATGCTAGTTTTGACTTCTTCCTTGATTGGTGTGCCTTTTACGGCAGGGACCCTGATTTACACGGCTCTCTGGCAGGGCTTGGGCAATGCCAAACTGCCCTTTTATGCCACCAGTATTGGCATGTGGTGTGTGCGGATTTTAGTTGCTTACCTCCTGCTTACCTTTACAGAAGTTGGTTTTGCGGCCATTTGGATTGGGACAGTATTGGACAATGTCTTTCGTGCAGGACTTCTGGTTAGGTCTTATAGAAGAAAAAATAAACGATAA
- a CDS encoding MIP/aquaporin family protein, which translates to MSKKFLAELISTFMLVFIGTGAVVFGNGVDGLGHLGIAFAFGLSIVAAAYSIGTVSGAHLKPAVSLAMFINKRLNAQEFATCVAAQVLGAILASATLILFLSNAGLSTASLGENGFSTVNAAGAFLFETIATFIFVLVIVTVTSASKGNGKIAGLVIRLTLTLLILLGLNITGLSVNPACSLAPALFLGGEALSQVWIFILAPLVGAAFAALVGQHLLETQKVR; encoded by the coding sequence ATGTCTAAAAAGTTTTTAGCCGAATTAATCAGTACATTTATGTTGGTCTTTATTGGGACTGGCGCTGTTGTTTTTGGTAATGGTGTAGATGGTCTTGGCCACCTTGGAATTGCATTTGCCTTTGGTCTTTCTATTGTAGCGGCTGCTTACAGTATCGGTACTGTTTCGGGTGCACACTTGAAACCTGCTGTTTCATTGGCTATGTTCATCAACAAACGTTTGAATGCACAAGAGTTTGCTACTTGTGTAGCTGCGCAAGTTTTGGGAGCAATCCTTGCTTCAGCAACCTTGATTCTCTTCTTGTCAAATGCTGGACTTTCAACAGCAAGTTTAGGAGAAAATGGATTTTCAACTGTAAATGCCGCAGGTGCTTTCTTGTTTGAAACAATCGCAACCTTTATCTTTGTTTTGGTTATCGTTACAGTAACTTCAGCAAGCAAGGGCAATGGAAAAATTGCTGGTCTCGTTATCAGATTGACTTTGACCCTCTTGATTCTTTTGGGCTTGAACATCACAGGTCTCTCTGTCAACCCAGCATGTAGCTTGGCCCCAGCTCTCTTCCTCGGTGGAGAAGCTCTCAGTCAAGTTTGGATCTTTATCCTTGCACCGCTAGTTGGTGCTGCTTTTGCTGCACTAGTAGGTCAACATTTATTGGAAACTCAAAAAGTAAGATGA
- the adhE gene encoding bifunctional acetaldehyde-CoA/alcohol dehydrogenase, with translation MADKKVVSPEEKLAEARTHVDELVQKGLVALEEFRLLDQEQVDYIVAKASVAALDQHGVLAMHAHEETGRGVFEDKATKNLFACEHVVNNMRGVKTVGVIEDDEVTGLTLIAEPVGVICGVTPTTNPTSTAIFKSLIALKTRNPIVFAFHPSAQESSAHAARVVYEAAVAAGAPENCIQWITKPSMEATSELMKHDGIATILATGGNAMVRAAYSCGKPALGVGAGNVPAYVEKSANIRQAAHDIVMSKSFDNGMVCASEQAVIVDKDIYDEFVEEFKSYHTYFVNKKEKALLEEFCFGVKANSKNCAEGKLNADIVGKPAAWIAEQAGFKVPEGTNILAAEVAEIGEKEPLTREKLSPVIAVLKVEGREEGLEAARQMVEFHGLGHSAAIHTADEDLAKEFGTRVKAIRVIWNSPSTFGGIGDVYNAFLPSLTLGCGSYGRNSVSDNVSALNLLNIKKVGRRRNNMQWFKVPSKIYFERDSIQYLQVMANVEKVMIVADEVVVKLGFVQRVIEQLQLRSNKVMYTVFSDIEPDPDITTVERGAEAMKAFKPDTIIAIGGGSVMDAAKIMWLFYEQPQVDFRDLVQKFMDIRKRAFKFPELGEKAKYVGIPTTSGTGSEVTPFAVISDKKNNRKYPLADYSLTPTIAIVDPAFVMSVPDFVAADTGMDVLTHATEAYVSTVANDYTDGLALQAIKLVFENLEKSVKEADWESREKMHNASTMAGMAFANAFLGISHSMAHKLGGRFHTVHGRTNAILLPYVIRYNGTRPAKTATWPKYNYYRADEKYQDIAKMLGLPASTPEEGVASYAKAVYELGERLGIKMNLKDQGVDEKELKAHSRELALLAYEDQCTPANPRLAMVDHMQEIIEDAYYGYKERPGRIK, from the coding sequence ATGGCTGATAAAAAAGTAGTATCACCAGAAGAAAAACTAGCTGAAGCTCGCACTCACGTTGATGAGTTGGTGCAAAAAGGTCTCGTTGCTCTCGAAGAGTTCCGTCTTCTTGATCAAGAACAAGTTGACTACATCGTTGCGAAAGCGTCAGTAGCTGCCTTGGATCAACACGGTGTCTTGGCCATGCATGCCCATGAAGAAACTGGCCGTGGCGTCTTTGAAGATAAGGCGACTAAAAACCTCTTCGCCTGCGAACACGTTGTTAACAACATGCGCGGTGTGAAAACTGTTGGCGTGATTGAAGACGACGAAGTAACTGGTTTGACCTTGATTGCTGAGCCAGTGGGTGTTATCTGTGGGGTTACTCCAACAACCAACCCAACTTCAACAGCCATCTTCAAATCATTGATTGCTCTTAAAACGCGTAACCCAATCGTCTTTGCCTTCCACCCATCTGCACAAGAATCATCAGCACACGCAGCCCGCGTTGTCTATGAAGCAGCTGTAGCAGCAGGTGCGCCTGAAAACTGTATCCAATGGATTACAAAACCATCTATGGAAGCAACTTCAGAGTTGATGAAGCACGATGGTATCGCAACAATTCTTGCGACAGGTGGTAACGCAATGGTGCGTGCAGCTTACTCTTGTGGCAAACCAGCCCTTGGGGTAGGTGCAGGTAACGTACCAGCTTATGTGGAAAAATCAGCAAACATCCGTCAAGCAGCTCATGATATCGTTATGTCTAAGTCATTTGACAATGGTATGGTCTGCGCATCTGAGCAAGCTGTTATTGTGGACAAGGACATCTATGATGAATTTGTAGAAGAATTCAAGTCTTACCACACTTATTTTGTGAATAAGAAAGAAAAAGCTCTTCTGGAAGAATTCTGCTTCGGCGTGAAAGCTAACAGCAAAAACTGTGCAGAAGGCAAATTGAATGCTGATATCGTTGGTAAACCAGCAGCATGGATTGCAGAACAAGCTGGCTTTAAAGTACCAGAAGGTACCAACATCTTGGCAGCAGAAGTAGCTGAAATCGGTGAAAAAGAGCCATTGACACGTGAAAAATTGTCACCAGTTATCGCTGTCTTGAAAGTAGAAGGCCGTGAAGAAGGTCTGGAAGCAGCACGTCAAATGGTTGAATTCCACGGTCTTGGACACTCAGCTGCTATCCACACAGCTGACGAAGATTTGGCTAAAGAATTCGGTACACGCGTAAAAGCTATCCGTGTTATCTGGAACTCACCATCAACCTTCGGTGGTATCGGTGATGTTTACAACGCCTTCCTTCCATCTCTTACTTTGGGATGTGGTTCTTACGGACGCAACTCAGTGAGTGACAACGTAAGTGCCCTTAACTTGCTCAACATCAAGAAAGTAGGAAGACGGAGAAATAATATGCAATGGTTTAAAGTCCCATCAAAAATTTACTTTGAACGTGACTCCATTCAATACTTGCAAGTAATGGCAAATGTTGAGAAAGTCATGATCGTAGCCGATGAAGTCGTTGTGAAACTTGGATTTGTTCAACGTGTAATTGAACAATTGCAACTTCGCTCAAACAAAGTGATGTACACCGTCTTCTCAGATATTGAACCAGATCCAGACATCACAACAGTTGAACGCGGTGCAGAAGCAATGAAAGCCTTCAAACCAGACACAATCATCGCAATCGGTGGTGGTTCTGTAATGGATGCTGCGAAAATCATGTGGCTCTTCTACGAGCAACCACAAGTTGACTTCCGTGACCTTGTTCAAAAATTCATGGACATCCGCAAACGTGCCTTCAAATTCCCAGAATTGGGTGAAAAAGCTAAGTATGTTGGTATCCCAACTACATCTGGTACTGGTTCAGAAGTTACGCCATTTGCCGTTATTTCTGATAAGAAAAACAACCGTAAATACCCACTTGCTGACTACTCATTGACACCAACCATTGCCATCGTTGACCCAGCATTTGTTATGAGTGTGCCAGACTTTGTAGCAGCAGATACAGGTATGGACGTCTTGACCCACGCGACAGAAGCTTACGTTTCTACTGTTGCCAACGACTACACAGACGGTTTGGCACTTCAAGCTATCAAGTTGGTCTTTGAAAACCTTGAAAAATCTGTAAAAGAAGCAGATTGGGAATCTCGTGAGAAAATGCATAACGCATCAACAATGGCAGGTATGGCCTTCGCCAACGCCTTCCTAGGTATTTCTCACTCAATGGCCCACAAACTTGGTGGACGTTTCCACACTGTTCACGGCCGTACCAACGCTATCTTGCTTCCATACGTTATCCGTTACAACGGTACTCGTCCAGCTAAGACCGCTACATGGCCTAAGTACAACTACTACCGTGCAGATGAGAAGTATCAAGACATCGCGAAAATGCTTGGACTTCCAGCTTCAACACCAGAAGAAGGTGTAGCATCTTACGCGAAAGCAGTTTATGAACTCGGCGAACGCTTGGGTATCAAGATGAACTTGAAAGACCAAGGTGTTGATGAGAAAGAACTCAAAGCACACTCTCGTGAATTGGCACTTCTTGCTTATGAAGACCAATGTACACCTGCTAACCCTCGCCTCGCAATGGTTGACCATATGCAAGAAATCATCGAAGATGCTTACTATGGTTACAAAGAGCGTCCAGGTCGTATCAAATAA
- the rpmG gene encoding 50S ribosomal protein L33: protein MRVNITLEHKESGERLYLTSKNKRNTPDRLQLKKYSPKLRKHVIFTEVK from the coding sequence ATGCGCGTAAATATTACACTTGAACACAAAGAATCTGGTGAGCGTTTGTACCTTACTTCAAAAAACAAACGTAACACTCCAGACCGTCTTCAATTGAAAAAATACTCACCAAAATTGCGTAAGCACGTGATTTTTACTGAGGTGAAATAA
- the mvk gene encoding mevalonate kinase, with product MEAVGKSTGKIILMGEHAVVYGQAAIAMPFSAVEIMATVRTEGQALAVTCEFYQGLVHQMPKIWESLKHAIRFSLYRIGAPTDPAIHITITSTIPAERGMGSSAAVAVAVARALFAYYKKDLSDSELWDIVQSSEKIAHGNPSGIDAATTSGTTPIYFKKDQPIQPLALHLDAFLVVADTGKTGNTLEAIADLAALLREKPEVYDHIRALGELTEGAREDLAFNRAELLGQKMSQAHCHLKELGVSDPSLDQLVEQAMNKGALGAKLTGGGRGGCMIALAKTEEVAQQLVAVLSQAGARQTWIQYLGE from the coding sequence ATGGAAGCAGTAGGAAAATCAACTGGAAAAATCATTTTGATGGGAGAGCATGCGGTGGTTTACGGACAAGCAGCCATTGCCATGCCTTTTTCTGCTGTTGAAATCATGGCTACCGTTCGAACCGAGGGTCAGGCCTTAGCAGTGACATGTGAGTTTTATCAAGGTTTGGTCCACCAGATGCCTAAGATATGGGAGAGTCTCAAGCATGCCATTCGCTTTTCCCTCTATCGCATTGGTGCACCGACCGATCCCGCTATTCATATCACCATCACATCCACCATTCCAGCAGAGCGGGGCATGGGGTCCAGTGCAGCGGTGGCTGTTGCGGTGGCAAGAGCCCTCTTTGCCTACTACAAAAAAGACCTGAGCGACAGCGAGCTCTGGGACATCGTCCAGTCATCGGAGAAGATTGCACATGGAAATCCCTCAGGCATTGATGCGGCGACAACCAGTGGCACCACCCCCATCTATTTCAAAAAAGACCAGCCTATCCAGCCCCTGGCCCTACACTTGGATGCCTTTTTGGTGGTGGCAGACACAGGCAAGACAGGCAACACTTTGGAAGCCATCGCGGATTTAGCGGCCCTACTTAGGGAAAAACCAGAGGTGTATGACCATATTCGAGCTTTGGGAGAGTTGACAGAGGGTGCTCGAGAAGACTTGGCTTTTAACAGGGCAGAGCTTCTAGGCCAAAAGATGAGCCAAGCCCATTGTCATCTGAAAGAACTAGGGGTGTCAGACCCTAGCCTGGACCAGTTGGTCGAGCAGGCCATGAACAAGGGAGCCTTGGGAGCCAAACTAACGGGTGGTGGCAGGGGTGGCTGCATGATTGCCTTAGCCAAAACAGAAGAAGTGGCCCAGCAGCTGGTAGCAGTTCTTTCTCAAGCTGGAGCCCGACAAACATGGATACAATACTTAGGAGAATAA
- the thrC gene encoding threonine synthase — translation MTLVYQSTRDAKNTVSASQAILQGLATDGGLFTPISIPAVDLDFSVLKDASYQEVAKLILSAFLDDFTADELDYCINNAYDSKFDTPVIAPVVKLKGQYNLELFRGSTIAFKDMALSILPYLMTTAAKKHGLENEIVILTATSGDTGKAAMAGFADVPGTQIIVFYPRDGVSKVQELQMTTQTGANTHVVAIDGNFDDAQTNVKHMFNDEALRAKLAAKKLQFSSANSMNIGRLVPQIVYYVYAYAQLVKTGEIAAGDKVNFTVPTGNFGNILAAYYAKQIGLPVGKLICASNDNNVLTDFFSTGVYDKNRTFRVTTSPSMDILVSSNLERLIFHLFGNDAAKTAELMEALNTSGQYDIQGADADILSLFAAAFATEEETAAEIKRVYDESDYIEDPHTAVASAVYKQYVEQTGDQTPTVIASTASPYKFPVVAVEAVTGQSGLTDFEALAKLHEISGVALPPAVDGLETAPVRHNTVVAAADMQAEVERYLGV, via the coding sequence ATGACATTAGTATATCAATCAACACGCGATGCAAAAAATACTGTGTCGGCTAGTCAGGCGATTTTACAGGGCTTGGCGACCGACGGTGGTTTGTTTACACCGATTTCGATTCCTGCAGTTGATCTGGATTTTTCTGTTTTGAAAGACGCTTCTTATCAAGAAGTTGCCAAGCTGATTTTGTCGGCTTTCTTGGATGATTTCACGGCAGACGAGCTGGACTACTGTATCAACAATGCCTACGACAGCAAGTTTGACACGCCAGTTATTGCCCCAGTTGTCAAGCTAAAAGGTCAGTACAACTTGGAGCTCTTCCGTGGCTCAACCATTGCCTTCAAGGACATGGCTCTGTCCATCCTCCCTTACTTGATGACGACTGCGGCTAAAAAGCACGGTTTGGAGAATGAGATTGTCATCTTGACCGCGACTTCAGGCGATACAGGCAAGGCGGCCATGGCTGGTTTTGCAGACGTTCCTGGCACGCAAATCATCGTCTTCTACCCACGCGACGGGGTGTCTAAGGTCCAAGAATTGCAGATGACTACTCAGACAGGTGCTAATACCCACGTGGTGGCTATTGACGGAAACTTTGACGATGCCCAAACCAACGTCAAGCACATGTTCAATGATGAGGCCCTTCGTGCCAAGTTGGCGGCTAAGAAGCTCCAGTTTTCATCAGCCAACTCCATGAACATCGGTCGCTTGGTGCCCCAGATTGTTTATTATGTCTATGCCTACGCTCAGCTGGTTAAGACTGGTGAGATTGCGGCGGGTGACAAGGTCAACTTCACCGTTCCGACAGGCAACTTCGGCAACATCTTGGCGGCTTACTACGCTAAGCAGATCGGTCTGCCAGTTGGCAAGCTCATCTGTGCGTCCAACGACAACAATGTCTTGACCGACTTTTTCTCGACTGGCGTTTATGACAAGAACCGCACCTTCCGCGTGACCACTAGTCCGTCCATGGACATCTTGGTGTCCTCTAACTTGGAGCGGTTGATTTTCCACCTCTTTGGCAATGACGCTGCAAAAACAGCTGAGTTGATGGAAGCCTTGAACACATCTGGTCAGTATGACATTCAAGGGGCTGACGCGGATATCCTCTCTCTCTTTGCTGCCGCCTTTGCGACAGAAGAAGAAACTGCTGCGGAAATCAAGCGTGTCTATGACGAGTCAGACTACATTGAAGATCCACATACGGCTGTTGCCTCAGCTGTCTATAAACAGTATGTGGAGCAAACAGGGGACCAGACTCCGACAGTGATTGCTTCTACAGCCAGTCCATACAAGTTCCCAGTGGTTGCGGTTGAAGCGGTGACAGGCCAGTCAGGCTTGACCGACTTTGAAGCTCTTGCAAAATTGCATGAGATTTCAGGTGTAGCCCTACCACCAGCTGTGGACGGTTTGGAAACAGCACCTGTCCGCCACAATACCGTCGTTGCAGCTGCAGATATGCAGGCTGAAGTAGAGCGCTATTTGGGTGTTTAA
- the hisS gene encoding histidine--tRNA ligase: protein MKLQKPKGTQDLLPQDTAKWQYVENFARNIFKQYNYAEIRTPIFEHYEVISRSVGDTTDIVTKEMYDFYDKGDRHITLRPEGTAPVVRSYVENKLFAPEVQKPAKFYYMGPMFRYERPQAGRLRQFHQIGVESFGSNNPATDVETIAMAYHFFEELGIKDIRLHLNSLGNPESRAAYRQALIDYLTPLKDQLSKDSQRRLEENPLRVLDSKEKEDKIAVENAPSILDYLDGESTAHFEAVKSMLDSLGIAYTIDTNMVRGLDYYNHTIFEFMTEVGGNDLTICAGGRYDGLVFYFGGPETAGFGFGMGIERLILVLEKQGIELPLDTQLDVYIAVLGQEANDGALELVQAIRKQGFRAERDYLDRKLKAQFKSADVFGAKAIITLGGSEIESGQVVVKNNQTRSQVETSLETLKTDFASILEALEKQ from the coding sequence ATGAAACTACAAAAACCAAAAGGAACGCAAGATTTACTACCGCAGGACACGGCCAAGTGGCAATACGTGGAAAACTTTGCTCGGAACATTTTCAAACAGTACAATTACGCTGAGATTCGCACACCGATTTTCGAGCATTACGAGGTGATTAGTCGCTCAGTTGGGGATACCACAGACATTGTGACCAAGGAAATGTATGATTTCTATGACAAGGGCGACCGCCATATTACCCTACGTCCAGAAGGGACAGCACCGGTTGTTCGCTCTTATGTCGAAAACAAGCTTTTTGCCCCAGAAGTACAAAAGCCAGCTAAATTCTATTACATGGGTCCAATGTTCCGTTATGAGCGGCCGCAGGCAGGTCGTCTTCGTCAGTTCCACCAGATTGGTGTGGAGAGCTTTGGTTCCAATAATCCAGCGACAGACGTGGAAACCATTGCTATGGCCTACCACTTCTTTGAGGAGCTGGGGATCAAGGACATTCGCCTCCACCTCAACAGTCTGGGTAATCCAGAGAGCCGTGCCGCCTATCGTCAGGCCCTGATTGACTATCTGACGCCACTCAAGGACCAGCTATCTAAGGATAGCCAGCGTCGCTTGGAAGAAAATCCATTGCGTGTGTTGGATTCCAAGGAAAAAGAAGACAAGATTGCGGTGGAAAATGCACCGTCTATCTTGGACTATCTGGATGGGGAAAGTACAGCCCACTTTGAAGCAGTCAAGTCCATGCTGGACAGTTTGGGGATTGCTTACACCATTGATACCAACATGGTACGCGGTCTGGACTACTACAACCACACTATTTTCGAGTTTATGACAGAGGTGGGTGGCAATGACCTGACCATCTGTGCTGGTGGTCGCTACGACGGCCTGGTGTTTTATTTCGGTGGGCCAGAAACCGCTGGTTTTGGCTTTGGTATGGGGATTGAACGCCTCATTCTTGTCCTTGAAAAGCAAGGTATTGAGCTTCCTCTTGACACCCAGTTAGATGTCTACATCGCAGTTTTAGGTCAGGAGGCCAATGACGGAGCGCTTGAGTTGGTTCAAGCCATCCGCAAGCAAGGGTTCCGAGCAGAGCGCGACTATCTGGACCGCAAGCTCAAGGCCCAGTTTAAGTCGGCAGATGTCTTTGGAGCCAAGGCCATCATTACCCTAGGTGGTAGCGAAATCGAATCAGGACAGGTGGTGGTTAAAAATAACCAGACAAGAAGTCAAGTTGAAACAAGCTTGGAAACACTTAAAACAGATTTTGCAAGTATTTTAGAAGCATTGGAGAAGCAGTAG
- a CDS encoding phosphomevalonate kinase has protein sequence MKVEVAVPGKLFIAGEYAIVQPGQLALVAGVNRFLTVGLEPVLEGQEGTIWSEQDPETVLTWRLEEGQVWVSQPEVYPLITTALQLVLDYGRAIGCQLSSPFHLKITSDLDDRETGRKYGLGSSGALTVGLVRALLRYIKLEEKDLLVFKLAALVQTRLEMKGSFGDLAASSFAGLVAYQSVDRSWLTEEASRQSLHSLLESDWKDLDIQRLELPADVQFMAAWTGTVASTDASLDRVQKASGQWSQAGYDGFLRDSLACVKGLIHACKSDDRSAFLQGIRENRRLLKEASAVLGVEIETLALKTLIDRAEEVGAVAKTSGAGGGDCGIAFAGSVTIANKVKKNWLAAGLLPLDIEMCEVNKRDDVSARIWE, from the coding sequence ATGAAGGTTGAGGTCGCTGTTCCTGGAAAACTATTCATAGCGGGAGAATATGCCATTGTACAGCCAGGGCAACTGGCGCTCGTAGCGGGTGTCAATCGTTTTTTGACGGTTGGTCTGGAACCTGTTTTGGAGGGGCAAGAAGGAACCATCTGGTCCGAGCAAGATCCTGAAACTGTGTTGACCTGGCGACTGGAAGAGGGGCAAGTTTGGGTGTCCCAGCCAGAAGTCTATCCTTTGATTACAACTGCCTTGCAACTGGTCCTTGACTATGGTCGAGCAATTGGTTGCCAGCTTTCTAGTCCTTTTCATTTGAAGATTACTTCTGACTTGGATGATAGAGAGACAGGTCGGAAGTATGGTCTAGGCTCCTCGGGTGCCTTGACCGTAGGACTTGTTAGAGCGTTATTGCGTTATATCAAACTAGAAGAGAAGGATTTACTTGTTTTTAAGTTGGCCGCTTTGGTACAGACCAGATTGGAAATGAAAGGGTCCTTTGGGGATTTGGCGGCTTCGAGTTTTGCAGGCTTGGTTGCTTATCAGTCTGTGGATCGGTCTTGGTTGACAGAAGAAGCGAGTCGGCAAAGTCTTCATTCGTTACTGGAATCCGACTGGAAGGATTTGGACATCCAGCGATTAGAATTGCCAGCAGATGTGCAGTTTATGGCGGCATGGACTGGGACAGTTGCCTCGACAGATGCTTCCTTGGACCGTGTCCAAAAAGCAAGTGGGCAGTGGTCACAAGCTGGATATGATGGTTTCTTACGAGATAGTTTAGCCTGTGTAAAAGGCTTGATTCATGCCTGTAAATCGGATGATCGCTCTGCCTTTTTGCAAGGAATTCGTGAGAATCGTCGCCTCTTAAAGGAGGCTTCAGCTGTCCTTGGAGTCGAGATCGAGACTCTTGCTCTTAAAACTCTGATTGACAGAGCAGAGGAAGTTGGCGCTGTGGCCAAGACATCAGGAGCAGGTGGTGGTGATTGTGGGATTGCTTTTGCAGGCTCTGTGACCATTGCAAACAAAGTCAAAAAAAATTGGCTGGCAGCGGGCTTATTGCCGCTGGATATAGAAATGTGTGAGGTAAACAAGCGTGATGATGTATCAGCAAGAATTTGGGAGTGA
- the mvaD gene encoding diphosphomevalonate decarboxylase: MTQSVGIARAHTNIALIKYWGKRDKELFLPMNSSLSLTLDAFYTDTKVVFDTAFTEDRFILNGLEQDEKEIRKISRFLDLFREYIGEDRFAVVESLNFVPTAAGLASSASAFAALALATATALNIDLSRQALSSFARRGSGSSTRSLFGGFVEWDMGTCSEDSLARPIDEADWDIGMLVIAVDKAKKKVASREGMDLTVATSPFYQAWVETAAQDLAAIKEAIAERDFEKLGRLTEHNGMKMHATTLSANPPFTYWSAASVRAQEAVRQVREESGLAAYMTMDAGPNVKVLCRASQMEELKRELSVLLPEFQLIESLPGQGASQLTEEEWQQSHSRFQKEVGYEG, from the coding sequence ATGACACAATCAGTCGGCATTGCGCGTGCCCATACCAATATTGCTCTGATTAAATACTGGGGCAAGCGGGATAAGGAGCTCTTCCTCCCAATGAATTCCAGTCTATCCTTGACTTTGGATGCCTTTTATACCGATACAAAGGTGGTTTTTGATACAGCTTTTACAGAAGATCGGTTTATTTTAAATGGTCTCGAACAGGATGAGAAAGAAATTCGAAAAATTTCGCGTTTTTTGGATTTGTTTCGCGAATATATAGGTGAAGATCGTTTTGCGGTTGTTGAGAGTCTCAACTTCGTTCCAACAGCAGCTGGTTTGGCCAGTTCGGCTTCTGCCTTTGCGGCGCTAGCTTTGGCGACAGCCACGGCCTTGAATATCGACTTGTCTCGTCAGGCTCTCTCGAGCTTTGCTCGCCGGGGTTCAGGGTCTAGTACTCGGAGTCTGTTTGGGGGCTTTGTTGAGTGGGATATGGGGACTTGTTCCGAGGATTCGCTTGCTCGTCCGATTGATGAGGCGGACTGGGATATCGGTATGCTCGTCATTGCAGTTGATAAAGCCAAGAAAAAAGTGGCTAGTCGAGAGGGGATGGACCTGACGGTGGCGACTTCTCCTTTCTATCAGGCTTGGGTAGAGACTGCAGCCCAGGATTTAGCAGCGATCAAGGAAGCAATCGCTGAGCGAGATTTCGAGAAATTGGGTCGGTTGACCGAGCACAATGGGATGAAGATGCATGCGACAACCCTGTCTGCCAACCCACCTTTTACCTATTGGTCTGCAGCGAGTGTGCGGGCTCAGGAAGCTGTACGTCAGGTGCGGGAGGAATCAGGTCTTGCTGCCTACATGACCATGGATGCAGGTCCGAATGTAAAAGTGCTCTGTCGTGCCAGTCAGATGGAAGAACTGAAGAGAGAACTGAGTGTCTTGTTGCCGGAGTTTCAGTTGATAGAAAGTTTGCCAGGCCAGGGAGCTAGCCAGTTGACAGAAGAAGAGTGGCAGCAGTCTCACAGTCGCTTCCAGAAAGAGGTTGGTTATGAAGGTTGA